CGTTCTCGCGCTTGTCGATGACGAGGCATCCCGGCGCGTCGCGCAGGATGTCGCGCGCCTCGTCCGCCGTGATCGGCCTCTCGAATTCGAGGTTCACGGCTTCCGAATGGCCGATGAAGACCGGCACGCGCACGCAGGTCGCGGTCACCTTGATCTTCGGGTCGAGCATCTTCTTGGTCTCGGCGACCATCTTCCACTCTTCCTTCGTGTAGCCGTCCTCCATGAACACATCGATGTGCGGGATGACGTTGAAGGCGATCCGCTTGGTGAACTTCTTCGCCTCGACCGGGTCGGCGACGAAGACGGCGCGGGTCTGCGCGAACAGTTCGTCCATGCCTTCCTTGCCGGCGCCGGAGACGGACTGGTAGGTCGAGACCACGATGCGCTTGATGGTCGCGGCATCATGCAGCGGCTTCAGCGCCACCAGCATCTGTGCGGTCGAGCAGTTCGGATTGGCGATGATGTTGCGCCTGGAGAACTGGTCGATGGCGTCCGGATTCACTTCCGGCACGATCAGCGGCACGTCGGCGTCGTAGCGCCAGGCCGACGAATTGTCGATGACGACGCAGCCCTGCTTGCCGATCTTCGGCGACCACTCCTTCGACACGTTGCCGCCGGCCGACATCAGGCAGATGTCGGTGTCCGAGAAATCGTAGGTGTCGAGCGCGCGCACCTTCAGCGTCCGGTCCCCATAGGACACCTCGGTGCCCTGGCTGCGGCGCGATGCGAGCGCCACCACCTCGTCGGCGGGAAAGCCGCGCTCTTCCAGGATGTTCAGCATCTCGCGGCCCACATTTCCCGTGGCGCCGGCAACCGCTACCTTGAAACCCATTGCAAAAAATCTCCTGTCGCTCTCCGCCTGGTTGGCTTGGAGGTACCCGCCGGCCATTGCGGGTCCCGCCTCCCTCCGGCCGTATCCGGGGAGAGGACGGATGGCCAAGGGAGATCAGACCGTTTTGCCGGTAGTGGCTTTGCTGGTCGTTTTGGCCGGGGCTTTGGCGGAACGGAGACGCACGCGATCAGCCGAGGCTCCATGGCCCGGAAAATCGAGTGCAATGAGCGCCGTGAGCAGGCCGCGCATGTAAAACTCCGTCGTCGGGCGCGCTTTTACGCGCTTTGGATCAGGAGTCAATCAGCGATACGGGCTTCGATATCAGCGACAACCGTTCTCCGCCCATTTCTGAAGCGCCACCTTGAAACGCGGGCCAAGGGGATGCGGCAGGCGCATGATCGATACGTCGTTCGCCTGATATGTCTTCGCCTGATCGCACAGCGCGGTCTTG
The window above is part of the Rhizobiaceae bacterium genome. Proteins encoded here:
- a CDS encoding aspartate-semialdehyde dehydrogenase — encoded protein: MGFKVAVAGATGNVGREMLNILEERGFPADEVVALASRRSQGTEVSYGDRTLKVRALDTYDFSDTDICLMSAGGNVSKEWSPKIGKQGCVVIDNSSAWRYDADVPLIVPEVNPDAIDQFSRRNIIANPNCSTAQMLVALKPLHDAATIKRIVVSTYQSVSGAGKEGMDELFAQTRAVFVADPVEAKKFTKRIAFNVIPHIDVFMEDGYTKEEWKMVAETKKMLDPKIKVTATCVRVPVFIGHSEAVNLEFERPITADEARDILRDAPGCLVIDKRENGGYITPVESAGEDATYISRIREDATVENGLALWIVSDNLRKGAALNAIQIAELLVARGLIQPKQKAA